TCAACGTCCTGCACAGAGTCTTGTCTGTCGATGTTCAGGATCGTTTGAAAGGTGGCGAAGCCGTCGGCGATGACCTTGAGGTATGCCCTTCCGCGTACAATGCCCGTGAGCGTGTACTTGCCGTTCGCGTCGGTCCGAGCGGAGGTGTCACGGCCGCCGCTCGCCCCCAGAACCTTCGCGTTCGCAACGGGCTTGCCGCTCGACTTGGCCCGCACGACGCCGCTGATCGTTCCGGCCCCCTGAAGGGCGGCATCCACGAACGGCGGATTCTCGGGATCGGTCGGGTCCACCTCTTGGACGAACTCCTGATAACCGTCCATGCGGATGCGGACGAGCACGTTTTCATCGATCCGCTTGGGCAGGCGGATGCGAATTTCGCCGCCCTTGCCGGACTTGCCCTCCGCAATCGGCGGATCGCCCGGCTTGGCATTCAGGGCCTCAACGCGGATTTGTGCTCCGGTGATGCCGCCTCCGTAGTAGTTCAGGACCAGACCTTCGATCACCTGCCCGCCGGATGTCTCATCCGCCGGAGCCGACTTCGCCTGCTCGCTTTCTGCTTCGGCGCCGTCGTTCATTTGACCCGTTACCGGGCCGACAATCAGCATGGCGGCCGCCACGGCCCACAGGACGATTCTTGCACGCTCGCATGTCATCGTGTCTTGCTCCCTGAACGAGGAGAACCACAATCCTGCGGCGCGGCCGCACAACGGTCGCTCGCGGTCGTGCGGATGAGCAACTTTTCATGCCGCCCTTGGCTCATCGAGCACGAAAGGTGCGCAGTCCCGCGCCTGAGCAGCCCGCTCTTGCGGCCCCGCTGTATTATACATTCGCATGCTGAGAGAGGGAGATGAATAGGCGCCGCAACGGCAAACCGGACGCCGTCACTGTGTCGCAGAGCCCTTCGAGCAAACCCTGACCCTGCGACGGTTCGAGCCAAGAACCAGCCGGCGGTTCTCGTACACATTCTCAAGACGTTGAGCGGTTGAGTTGCCATAGGTCGGCCGTACTCGTGCTCACTGCGTCACACCCGGCGTCTATGAGGCGGCGGGCCAGGTCGGCAGTGCGGATGAGGCCGCCGGCGATCCGCGGCATGGGGACGTTGGCGAATTGCGGGAGGACCTCGAGGGCGGCCACGCCGGGGACGAGTTCGATGAGGTCGGGTTCTGATTGCTCGACGATGTGCAAGCCGCGATCGACCGCTCGTCCGTCCTGGAGGAACAGCAGCAGGATGGAGGCCAGATCCTGCTTTCGGGCCGCGGCCACCATGTGGGGGCGGACGGTGATGATCCCGTCGATCTGGCCGAGGCCGGCCAGGTACCGGAGGCCGGCGTCGTCACTGCTCAGGCCGGCCAGCAAGTCGATGTGCAGCATGATGGGCAAGTGGGCCAAAGGTCCCTTTTT
This Phycisphaerae bacterium DNA region includes the following protein-coding sequences:
- a CDS encoding glycerol-3-phosphate responsive antiterminator; amino-acid sequence: MKKNNRSDDIRQWLTRPIIPVVSQANADTALVAEASLLFLQGCELADLADILGWLKKGPLAHLPIMLHIDLLAGLSSDDAGLRYLAGLGQIDGIITVRPHMVAAARKQDLASILLLFLQDGRAVDRGLHIVEQSEPDLIELVPGVAALEVLPQFANVPMPRIAGGLIRTADLARRLIDAGCDAVSTSTADLWQLNRSTS